AATGCGGATGAATACTTTGATAGTAAATTTGTACCAACACGGATTGTGTATAGGGAAAACGATTTTAATCCTTCAAACATAGACAGAACCAAACTCTATCATATTCACGGTTCTATCAAAGATAAAGATTCGCTTATTTTCACAGTACCTCAATATATTAAACGTTACAATAACCAAACATTTAGAGCGTTTTTAGAGAAAATATTTAGGGAATATACAGTACTTTTTGTTGGATATGGAATGGCAGAGTTTGAGTTGCTTGATTTTTTAATAACAAAATTTGATATCAAGAAAGAAAAAAAGGAGTTGAAACACTTTATTCTTCTTCCATTTTATAGAGGGGAAGAAAACATCCTTGAATTTGAACGGTATTATTACAATTCAATGGGTATTGAAGTTCTTCCATATGAGAAAGATGAGAAAGGATATGGTCAGCTTTACGAGGTAATTGAAGAATGGAACAGGGAGATAAATCAGGTTTCAACTTATTTGTATGATACATACAAGGAAATCGAAGATGCTGCCAATCACTATACTAAAAGCAAAGCAGAAAGAATTTTTCAAATTATAAAAAACGATGAACCGCAGAGAAATCATTTTTTCAAATGTCTAACATCCTCATCTAATCCATTTCCTTGGTTAAAACCATTAAAAGAAAAAGGATATTTTAATTCTGCAAATAATCCTAAGCCCCAAGAGGTTCCTAATCAAAGAGGATATTTTACTATACCTCACTGGAATATTCTTGGATATCTGGAAAATGTTGCTAAAAAGAATAAAGAAACTACTTCAGATGAAATAACAAATTTATTATTAGAAATTATTCAGGAAATTATAGATTATAGAGATGAAAACGGAGAAAGGATTGAAAATTATAGAACTGATTGGGTAATAATTAAAATTATTTTTTCATTACCAATTGAGAAGATAAACAATAAGCATATAGAGTTTATAAAGACAGCTTTAAATTCAAGATGGGACAATTCATTAGTTTCATCTGAAATAAAAGAAACAGTATTACCTAAGTTACTAAGCAAAGGAGAAAAAGCTAAAGGTCTAATTTTAGAAGTATTAAAAATTATTTTGGATTATAAGAAAATAGAAACAGCTTCTGTTTTAGGAGAGGAGGGCTCTTTTGATTATACATCAATAATGGATGTGTATTGGCTTTATGAAGCCTTAAAAGCTCATAAGTCGCAAATAGCTAAAATTTGTGGTATTGAAGCTGCAAAAATTGGTATAGATAAAATGAGAAAAATAGTAAATGAAGATAAAACACAATTTAATTTTATATGGATACCAACTATAGAAGATCATCCCCAGAGAAGTTTTCCTGATAAATATGAAAATCAGTTAGTTTATTTGGTACGAGACATGTTGGAATTTACAGAACCTAAAGAATTAAAAGAATATATAGAAGAATTACTGAAAGAAGAACATCCTATTTTTAAAAGGATCGCTATTCACATAATTAATTATCACTACAAAGAGTTGAATGACTTATTCTGGAGATGGGAAGAGAATCCTCTTGAAGAAAAGCAACTCAAACACGAGTTGTACGAATTGTTTAAAAATAACTGCCTTTATTTTTCTAAGAAACAAATTAATAAGGTCCTACAATGGATAGAAACCAAAAACTATTACATACCAGAAGAAATCAAAGATAATAAAGATCAAGTTGAAAAGAGACTTGCTTATCGAAAAAAAGAATGGCTTTCTACACTTTTAGATACAAAAGATCCAGATGCGTTGGCATCTTATGAAAAATATAACAAAATAAATCCGGCAGAACTTGACCATCCGGGTTTTGACTTCTGGATGGAAACTAAGTTGGGATATGAAAGTCCAGTAACAGAAAACGAACTTATTAATAAATCAAATGAAGAAATAGCAGAGTATCTTATAAACTTTAAGGGTATAACAGGATGGATGGATATAGAAGGACTTTCGGATACGTTCAGGAAATGTGTATCAGAAAACCCTGAAAAGTTTACTAATAATATAAATCCATTTCTGGATGTTCCCAGAACATATCAGCATGCACTATTATGGGGTTTTAATGAAGCCTGGCGTTCAAAGAAACAACTTAACTGGCGAGTAGTTTTCGATTTTATATCCAAACTACTTACCCAGCATGACTTTTGGAATGAAGAATATAAAGGTGATAATTATAGAAATTGGATCATTTCCCAAATAGCAGAACTTATTGAAAATGGAACAAAAGATGATAACCATGCTTTTAATCCTGAACTTTTGCCCGAGGCGGAAAAGATTTTACTCATCCTTGTTGAAAAAACCAAGTCTGATCTTCTTGATATGAATGACCTTGTTACTTCTGTTTTGAATTCAACTAAAGGGAAAATATTCTTAGCAATGATAAGCTATTCTCTTAGGTATGCTCGTTTGTATAAAAGAGAAAATGAAGAAAGATGGATAAAAAGTATCAAAGAAGATTTTACGATGCGACTTAATCGTAAAATTGAGCCTTCACTGGAATTTTCCGTGATACTGGGTGAATACTTAGCAAGTCTTTACTGGCTTGATAAAAAGTGGGTGATTAGCAATATAAACAGGATATTTCCTAAAGAAAATGATATTCATTGGAAGGCTGCTTTTACAGGTTATCTTTTTTATTCTTCGGTGGTATATAAAGACCTTTACTTTTTGCTTAGAAAAAACAAACATTATGCCAAAGCTATAAAAGCTGACTTCAGTGATTTTCATATTACAGAACGACTCGTTCAGCATATATGTATTGGATATTTAGAGGATTGGGAAAAGCTGATTGATAAAGAAAGCCTTATCTCTCAATTAATTGAAAATAGGAATATAGAACAACTTTCGGCGATAGTAAGCTTCTTCTGGATGTTGAGAGATAAACTTACCGACAAAATAAAAATAAAAGTAAAACCCCTCTGGAAAACCCTATATGAATTAGCAAAACAGAATATAGAAAACCCAGAATATCAAAAATTAATCTCAGACCTCTCAAAATGGTTGTCACTAATCGATGAAATAGATGATGAAATTTTTGAGTGGTTAAAACTTTCAGCAAAATATGTTGATAGAGATTTCAATACTCCCTTTTTCATTGAATATCTATTGAAACATGCTCCAAAAACCCCAGCAAAAGTTGGTAAAATTTACCTTGAAATGCTTTCCGCAAATATATATCCTGATTACAAAAAAGAAGATATTCAGCAGATAGTTTGCGTGTTATATGAGAAAAACCAGAAAGAGATTGCCAACAGAATATGCAATTTATACGGTGCAAAAGGGCTTGATTTCCTCAAAGACATATTTGAGACACATAGAAGATAATAAATCATAAAAGTTAGCAGAGATAATGAAAGATAGCAAGATGAGCGCAACGGCAGATAACAGCAGGTATTAGGTTTGTTATCGCTCACCCAAATCCTTACGGGCTTTACGCACCCACAAACCGTTATATGCAAATTTACTGAGATTAGGAATCGAAGAATATCTGATATCTGAGCGTTTTAAACACTTGTGCATCATAGAGAATAATGTCGACCAACTATGGGACCAGTGCGAAGAGCAAGTACGAAGTCCTAATAGTTTGGTTGTTTTAGATCCAGAGTATACGGGATATACAAAAGAAGCATTCGGTGTTTTTCTAATGGAATTATTTAAGAGTGATAAAGAAAAGTTTATCGAGATTTTGGATAAATTTTGGTTGATTTGCGGGGTGGAGTAATAAGGAAAAAGATTTTTCTAAAATTGTAGGTGCTCTTTTGAAGAGTAATATCCGATATAATAGTGTAAAAATGGAATGGGGTTAAAGCAGGAAAGGCCGCCCTCCCTCTGGTAGATGTAAAGGTAAACCAACATTGCTAGGAAGGATAAGGGATGACCCAATACCAGGTTACCATAGACAGCGAAATCTTGTGCTTGGTGAAAGCCGTAGAGATCCACTTTCAAGGGGTAACATGGCAACGTTGCCAAACCCACTTTGTCCGCAACCTCCTGGATGCCTGCCCCAAGTCTCTGCAACGCGAACTGCACGGGTAGCTACGATTGATCTTTGACACACCGGATCTGGCAACAGCGCGCTGACTTATGGACGATGTGATCCGGGATTACGTCCACGGGCTCCTGAGGCAGTGGAATGGCTGGAGGCTGATTTTGAGGACGCGGTGGCAATGATGACCTTGCCTGAGAGGTATTGGAAGCGCTTGCGGACTACAAACGGTGTAAAGCAGCTGAACCAAGAAATCCAATCCGGCGTCGTGAATGGGTAATTCAAATCTTCCCCAACGAAGAGTCTGCACTACGTTTGATGGGAGCGGTCCTCATGGAAATCGATGAAGCTTGGACTACCGAACACCGCTATTTTGACATGACGGAGTACTGGAAATGGAGAAAGGATAGTGTGAAGCGGGTAGAGGCTGCAGGGGATACCAAGCATTCTCGGGTAGCTTAAATAAAGCAATCATCTACCAGAGGAGAATTTACACCGAAATCCGGACTTGACCACTCGAAGAGGACAAACAGTGGAAAATAATAGATAAGTTGGATACTGCAGGTAGAGCACTATTCTAGCGAGCAAGTTTGTTGCGTTACCTAACGCGAGCATCACTGATTCCAAGCCAGGGGAGACAAAGAGATAGAAGTACACTGGAGCTCCACCCAACTTGCCGGATCTAAGCCAAGTCTGAACGGCGCTGGCTTCATCAAGTGCGGGCATTAAGGTTCAGCCGGTACCTCTGAGGCCTGGTACTCGGTAATGTCATACATTACACTAAAATAATGATGTGGTGGAGAAACCCGCATCTTCATAAATGCCAAAAAGTTTCCTGTGCTCAAACTTTCAGCTTTTAAGAAAGAAAAAAAAGAGTCAATTTATTCTTCTTTATTTTTCTTTATTTGGAGAGAGTTTCTTTATTTCTTATCTCTTGAAGCCATCTATCAATATCTTCCTTTCTAAATCTCCATTGATTAGCAATTTTAACAGCAGGAATTTTGCCTTCCCTTGCCATTTTGTGAAGAGTAAATCTTTCTCCTTTTAAATATTTTGGGTTTTTTCCCAAAAATCATTATTTATCCAAAACCTTCCATATACAGCAAAGGTCAAGTCCCTTTTCGAAAAGTTTTTCTTTTTCAAAACGTGCATGGGGTTTCGTCTCAATCCATAACAGAAGAAGAAAGAGTTTTTTATTTTTTCCTACCTTTTCTCTTGTGTGGGCAATCTGGAAGTACATCTTGAAGGACTTTGAAACAAACATCAATTAGGGTAGTCAAAATTCGGTTCATCAGCTTGGGTAGGACGGCCGAATTGGAGGCACCGAGGACACGTCCGGCAGGCGCGAGCCAGAGACGGTAAATACCAAATTTCTTGACACCAACTGTCACTAACTGTAAACTAAATGTGATAGATAAGGTGTAATAATGCAAAATTTGCCTTGTGGTTAAAGAAGTGCTTCCGATGGATGAAAAACCAGACGACGTCCTGACCATCGAAGAGTTGTCTGCCTACCTGAGGATACCGAAATCGACGCCCTACAAGCTTGCCTGGAAAAGCAAAGCCCCGTACTGAAAGATTGGTCGCTATTAGTGTTTCCGCAAGGTTGCCATTGACCGCTATTTGGAAGGAATACACGAAGATACGAAAGGTGGAAAGAGCGAGTAATGGCGGAACTCCTGGCGGATCAGGTCCTACGAAAGATTGGCGAGTTATGTTCCCCTTATTACCGCCTGATCCTGATGGTGGATCCGCCGAGAAGGGGAAAGATGTCTGCATTGCAGGGGGTATCAAGGAACCGGTTCGGCATCATCGCTTACAGCAACTACTTGACGAATTTGTTTGAGGATCCTTTCTTTTGCACCATTCCGGATATTAAAGTGGTGATCGATTTGTGGCCAGATACTGAAGTCTCGGGTCGAAAGAATTTCCACCCGTTTGATGACAGTGTGCCACTGATGGAGGCTGCTGTATGAGAAACGAAGCCGACACTCGCGCAACACTCATTGACCCGAAATTGAAGGCCGCCGGTTGGGCAGACACCCAAATCACACGCGAACACTACTACCGGCGAGACCATCAGTACACTCAGGGTCGGGTGATCCTGGTAGGCAATCACGTACGCCGAGGTGAAGCGCGAAAAGTCGATTACCTTCTTTATGTTTCGGATTCTTTTCCAATTGCGGTTGTAGAAGCCAAGGCAGAATCGGAGCTAGCAGAAGCAGGTCTCGAGCAGGCCAAATCCTATGCCAGAGACCTCGGACTTGCCTTTGCCTACGCGACAAATGGTCACGAGATCATCGAATTCGACTTTTTCACAAACACAAGCAGGCAACTCGAACGCTTCCCAACGCCTGAAGAGTTGTGGAATCGATGGTGCCAGAATTTGGGGCGGGGCGATGCCTCAAGCGTCACCAAGCCGATGGAGTATGGTGCGAATCGGCGATCCAACCCACTCCTTTATCCCTACTGCTCCGAGGCCATGTGCGGCAAGAGACCGTTCTATTTCCAAGAAGTTGCTATCCGGGAGATTGTAAAACGACTCATGCAAGGCCGAAAGCGGGTGCTACTCACCATGGCCACCGGCACAGGAAAGACTTTCGTTGCTTTTCAGGTGGTTTGGAAGCTGATCAAATCCGGCTGGCTCCAGAGACAACACCCTGAACGTCCGACCCGCGTGCTGTTTCTGGCTGATCGCGTGGTCCTGCGTGACCAAGCGTACAACACCTTCGCTCCCTTCGCAGATGGGACCAGTGAGCCGCGTTACAAAATCGAGGGACACCCGCCCAATTTGACCCGCGATCTCTACTTTGGCATCTATCAAACTCTCTGGAGCCCGGACGATGAAGGGCGTCGTCTCTTTGAAAAGTTTCCGGCCGATTTCTTTGACCTTGTCATCATCGACGAGTGCCATCGTTCCGGATTCGGTACCTGGCGCGAGATTTTGGATCATTTTGGGTCTGCCATTCATCTTGGCATGACTGCCACGCCCAAGCAAGACGAGAACATTGACACTTACGCTTACTTCTGCTCAGAAGAACCCGAGGTCGCGATCGACCCGGAACACCCGGAGCGCGGCACCTGGCGCCCGCCTGCCTTCCAATACAGCCTGGGGCGTGGCATTGAAGACGGCTTTCTTGCCACTTACAAAATCCACCGGGTTCGCACCACAGTGGATGTTACAGGGCTACACCTGGAAGAGGCTGTCGAGCAAGGTGCCGAGGTCTTCATTCCCGAAGATGTGGAACCCCGAAAGGTTTACACAACGCCTCAGTTCGAGCGTGAGATCACGCTTCCCGACCGCACCCGCGCGATGGTGCAGCACCTTGCAGGGCTCCTACGCCGCTTCGGGAAGATGGAGAAGACCATGGTCTTCTGCGTGGATATGGAACACGCGCGATTGGTAGCCCGGCTGCTTCAAGACGAGTTCGGCCCAGAGACCGGACTTTCCAACTATGCCGTGCCCATCATCTCCGAAGAAGGGGAAGAGGGTCGCAGGGCCCTGGAGGCCTTTGCGGATTCGGACAAGCCGGCTCCTGTCGTGGCAACGACCGCGGAGCTCCTTTCCACCGGTGTGGACGTGCCTTCGTGCCGGAACATTGTATTTATGAAGACGGTGTCTTCGCCAATCCTCTTCAAGCAGATCATCGGCCGGGGAAGCCGCCTGGACCCAGCGACCGACAAGTACTGGTTCCGCATCATTGACTACACGGGTGCGACCCGGCTCCTTGACGAGTGGGATAGGCCACCCGTCCCACCGCCGGACCTGCCAAAAGGCCCACAGACGGCAGGCCTTGAGGGCGTGGTTTTTCATGCCGATACCCAGGAGCTCATTGTCGGTGCAAGCGTTTCCGTCCGTACCGGACCAAACTCCCAGCGGGGACCGATCCGCACGGATGAGCAGGGCCGTTTCCGCTTCGACAACCTTCCCGCCGGTTGTCTCCAGCTCATCGTGAGCGCAAGTGGCTTTGCGACCCGCTCCATCGGTGTAGAAACGCTTGCGGAAGAGACTACCCAGGTCGAGGTGGCGCTCAAGCCAGCCCGAAAGAAGGGTGGGAAGATCCGGGTCGAGGGCCTGGAGGTGACCATTGCCGACGAGGCGGTCTTTGTCATCGAAGCCACGGGCGAGCAACTCACTCTCGAGCAGTACTGCGACTACACCCGCCGCCGCATTCTTGACGCGGCACCCGCACGGTCGGACCTGCGGGCCATCTGGCTGGATACCGCACGCCGCAAGGCTTTTCTCGAGGATCTCGCCCGCTCCAGCGTGCACCCGCAGGTTCTTGCGGAGGTCTTAGGACAACCGGATGCCGACGCCTTCGATCTTCTTGCGCATATCGCTTTCGGTTCGCCGATCCGCACCAGAAGCGAGCGGACCGAAGCCTTTCTGAACCGTGAGCAGGCATTCATCCGCCGCCATGCCGAAGAGGCCCGCCGGGTGATCCTGGAACTTCTGGACAAGTATCGCGTGGGTGGCATCGAGCAGCTCGAACCAGAGGTCTTCGGCGTTTCTCCGTTCCGCGAGTGGGGCGGCGCGGTGAAAATCAGCCGGATTTTTGGCGGACCCGAAGCCCTGGGCCGCTCGCTTCAGGAAATGAGAGAACGAATCTACGCTGAGGAGGCTATTGTATGAACGGACCGCAAACACGCGAAACCCTTGCCAACGAAATCTGGCGCGCTTGTGACATCCTGCGCCGCGACAACAACTGTGGCGGCATCATGGAGTATGTGGAGCACCTGGCTTGGCTCCTCTTCCTGCGTTTCCTCGACGCTCAGGAAGATGAATGGGAAACTCAAGCAAAGCTCGCCGGTCGCACCTATACCCGCATTCTGGACGGCGACCTTCGCTGGAGCGCTTGGGCAACGAAGGACTGGCCCGCTGACCGGCTCCTTGAGTTCGTCCATGGTCGCCTGATCCCTTATCTACAAAGTCTTGGGGGTGACCCATTGCGCGAGACCGTGCGCGGGGTCTTCGCCGAGCGCAACGTCATCGTCTGCGCCTCGGGTTACAACCTGAAGGAAGTCCTGCAAATCCTCAACGGAATCGACTTCCACAGCCAGGACGACATTTTCACCGTCTCCCAGGTCTACGAGGAGCTACTCCGAAGGTTGGGGAGTGAGAACCGCATGGCTGGCGAGTTCTACACCCCGCGTCCGGTGGTGCGCTTCGTGGTTGAGGTAGTGGACCCTAAAATCGGCGAGACAGTCTACGACCCGGCCTGCGGTTCCTGCGGCTTCCTCGCCCAGGCCTATCTTCACATGAAGAAGGATGAAAAAACCATTGAAGACCACAAGATGCTTCAGGAGCGTACCTTCTTCGGCCAGGAAAAAAAGCCCCTTCCGGCGCTTTTGGGCCTGATGAACATGGTGCTGCATGGCGTCACCGCCCCGCAGATCCGCCGCCGCAACACCCTGGAAGAGAACATCCGCCAGGTCTCCGAGCGTTTTGATGTCATCTTGACTAATCCTCCCTTTGGCGGTATAGAGGGACGCCACATCCAGGCCAACTTCCCGGTCCAGGCCTCGGCAACAGAGCTTCTCTTCCTTCAACACATCATGAAGAAGCTCAAGCCCCGGGACGGCGCCCGCTGTGGCATGGTCGTGCCTGAGGGAACGCTCTTCCGCGGCGGAGCCTTTGCCACGGTTAAGCAGGATCTCCTCGAGCAGTTTAACCTGCATACCGTGGTGAGCCTTCCACCCGGCACCTTTGCGCCCTATTCGGATGTGAAGACCGCGCTTATTTTCTTTGAGCGCCCGGGTCCGACAAAGGAGGTCTTTTATTACGAATTGCTGCTTCCCGAGGGACTCAAGAAATTCAGTAAAGGGAGCCCCATCCAGGACGAGCACTTCGACGAAGCCCGCAGACTGTGGAAAGCCTGGGACGCCTGTCGCAAGGGCCAAGGTCCGCGCGAGACCTGCCTCTCCGAACGTTCTTGGATTGTTACCGTAGAGGAAATCAAGGCCCGCGGGTATGACCTCACCGCCCGCAACCCGAACCGCAAGGAGACCGAGACCTTGCCACCACCCATGGAAATCGTAGCAGGCCTCCTGGAGCGCGAACGGGAGATTCTGGCGATCGTGGAAGAGTTGGATGAGCTTCTAAGCAACGGGAACGCGGAGGGTGTATCATGACCGGAGGACCCTACAAACTTCCCGAAGGCTGGCGGTGGGTGAGGTTGGGGGAGGTGTGCGAGATCAATCCTCGGCGGCCCCGCATGTCGCGGGACTTGGAAGCGCTGACGTCGTTCGTCCCGATGAGTGCCGTTGACGATATTACAGGGACCATCTCGAGTGCGGAGGCAAGAGCCTTCAAAGATGTCCGAAAAGGCTACACGTATTTTGAGGAGGGTGATGTTCTTTTTGCGAAGATCACGCCTTGCATGGAAAACGGCAAGTCGGCGGTCGCGACTGGTCTCATTGACGGGATTGGATTTGGGTCAACGGAGTTTCATGTATTGCGCCCCACAGA
This portion of the Thermatribacter velox genome encodes:
- the hsdR gene encoding EcoAI/FtnUII family type I restriction enzme subunit R; this encodes MRNEADTRATLIDPKLKAAGWADTQITREHYYRRDHQYTQGRVILVGNHVRRGEARKVDYLLYVSDSFPIAVVEAKAESELAEAGLEQAKSYARDLGLAFAYATNGHEIIEFDFFTNTSRQLERFPTPEELWNRWCQNLGRGDASSVTKPMEYGANRRSNPLLYPYCSEAMCGKRPFYFQEVAIREIVKRLMQGRKRVLLTMATGTGKTFVAFQVVWKLIKSGWLQRQHPERPTRVLFLADRVVLRDQAYNTFAPFADGTSEPRYKIEGHPPNLTRDLYFGIYQTLWSPDDEGRRLFEKFPADFFDLVIIDECHRSGFGTWREILDHFGSAIHLGMTATPKQDENIDTYAYFCSEEPEVAIDPEHPERGTWRPPAFQYSLGRGIEDGFLATYKIHRVRTTVDVTGLHLEEAVEQGAEVFIPEDVEPRKVYTTPQFEREITLPDRTRAMVQHLAGLLRRFGKMEKTMVFCVDMEHARLVARLLQDEFGPETGLSNYAVPIISEEGEEGRRALEAFADSDKPAPVVATTAELLSTGVDVPSCRNIVFMKTVSSPILFKQIIGRGSRLDPATDKYWFRIIDYTGATRLLDEWDRPPVPPPDLPKGPQTAGLEGVVFHADTQELIVGASVSVRTGPNSQRGPIRTDEQGRFRFDNLPAGCLQLIVSASGFATRSIGVETLAEETTQVEVALKPARKKGGKIRVEGLEVTIADEAVFVIEATGEQLTLEQYCDYTRRRILDAAPARSDLRAIWLDTARRKAFLEDLARSSVHPQVLAEVLGQPDADAFDLLAHIAFGSPIRTRSERTEAFLNREQAFIRRHAEEARRVILELLDKYRVGGIEQLEPEVFGVSPFREWGGAVKISRIFGGPEALGRSLQEMRERIYAEEAIV
- a CDS encoding SIR2 family protein yields the protein MKQEILPVPEVPDKIVEAVNHGTLAVFIGAGVSRLIGCMGWDQLARNLVDRCFSTKKKDDSTLINFKEKETLIQSKDHKKSITICYYLLKKNGFEDIFYEELKNSLTADKELLKSQNIYDELYRLRGLFITTNADEYFDSKFVPTRIVYRENDFNPSNIDRTKLYHIHGSIKDKDSLIFTVPQYIKRYNNQTFRAFLEKIFREYTVLFVGYGMAEFELLDFLITKFDIKKEKKELKHFILLPFYRGEENILEFERYYYNSMGIEVLPYEKDEKGYGQLYEVIEEWNREINQVSTYLYDTYKEIEDAANHYTKSKAERIFQIIKNDEPQRNHFFKCLTSSSNPFPWLKPLKEKGYFNSANNPKPQEVPNQRGYFTIPHWNILGYLENVAKKNKETTSDEITNLLLEIIQEIIDYRDENGERIENYRTDWVIIKIIFSLPIEKINNKHIEFIKTALNSRWDNSLVSSEIKETVLPKLLSKGEKAKGLILEVLKIILDYKKIETASVLGEEGSFDYTSIMDVYWLYEALKAHKSQIAKICGIEAAKIGIDKMRKIVNEDKTQFNFIWIPTIEDHPQRSFPDKYENQLVYLVRDMLEFTEPKELKEYIEELLKEEHPIFKRIAIHIINYHYKELNDLFWRWEENPLEEKQLKHELYELFKNNCLYFSKKQINKVLQWIETKNYYIPEEIKDNKDQVEKRLAYRKKEWLSTLLDTKDPDALASYEKYNKINPAELDHPGFDFWMETKLGYESPVTENELINKSNEEIAEYLINFKGITGWMDIEGLSDTFRKCVSENPEKFTNNINPFLDVPRTYQHALLWGFNEAWRSKKQLNWRVVFDFISKLLTQHDFWNEEYKGDNYRNWIISQIAELIENGTKDDNHAFNPELLPEAEKILLILVEKTKSDLLDMNDLVTSVLNSTKGKIFLAMISYSLRYARLYKRENEERWIKSIKEDFTMRLNRKIEPSLEFSVILGEYLASLYWLDKKWVISNINRIFPKENDIHWKAAFTGYLFYSSVVYKDLYFLLRKNKHYAKAIKADFSDFHITERLVQHICIGYLEDWEKLIDKESLISQLIENRNIEQLSAIVSFFWMLRDKLTDKIKIKVKPLWKTLYELAKQNIENPEYQKLISDLSKWLSLIDEIDDEIFEWLKLSAKYVDRDFNTPFFIEYLLKHAPKTPAKVGKIYLEMLSANIYPDYKKEDIQQIVCVLYEKNQKEIANRICNLYGAKGLDFLKDIFETHRR
- a CDS encoding helix-turn-helix domain-containing protein — protein: MGKNPKYLKGERFTLHKMAREGKIPAVKIANQWRFRKEDIDRWLQEIRNKETLSK
- a CDS encoding transposase, producing the protein MTQYQVTIDSEILCLVKAVEIHFQGVTWQRCQTHFVRNLLDACPKSLQRELHG
- a CDS encoding transposase, with translation MEALADYKRCKAAEPRNPIRRREWVIQIFPNEESALRLMGAVLMEIDEAWTTEHRYFDMTEYWKWRKDSVKRVEAAGDTKHSRVA
- a CDS encoding N-6 DNA methylase — protein: MNGPQTRETLANEIWRACDILRRDNNCGGIMEYVEHLAWLLFLRFLDAQEDEWETQAKLAGRTYTRILDGDLRWSAWATKDWPADRLLEFVHGRLIPYLQSLGGDPLRETVRGVFAERNVIVCASGYNLKEVLQILNGIDFHSQDDIFTVSQVYEELLRRLGSENRMAGEFYTPRPVVRFVVEVVDPKIGETVYDPACGSCGFLAQAYLHMKKDEKTIEDHKMLQERTFFGQEKKPLPALLGLMNMVLHGVTAPQIRRRNTLEENIRQVSERFDVILTNPPFGGIEGRHIQANFPVQASATELLFLQHIMKKLKPRDGARCGMVVPEGTLFRGGAFATVKQDLLEQFNLHTVVSLPPGTFAPYSDVKTALIFFERPGPTKEVFYYELLLPEGLKKFSKGSPIQDEHFDEARRLWKAWDACRKGQGPRETCLSERSWIVTVEEIKARGYDLTARNPNRKETETLPPPMEIVAGLLEREREILAIVEELDELLSNGNAEGVS